A stretch of Mytilus edulis chromosome 11, xbMytEdul2.2, whole genome shotgun sequence DNA encodes these proteins:
- the LOC139496198 gene encoding uncharacterized protein, which yields MEFFKVFSTVICVVYGFVGIVVCFRCDENAIHCFTSLDIKSAFTMIGEKDIGQVYVKDRELYSINTAINGPVPIDDIITADGWNHTRHLITANGSMPGPSIIIYQNQKITILVTNHMINEAVTIHWHGIDQLGWPAMDGVAFVSQCPILPGQTFNYTFQPTFGGSYWYHSHVGNQRDMGMYGAFIVLRKRDPVPFELQHIVQIQEWNHLYNAMDLLYANVKENVKYPNSILINGRGELKDNLAPLEIFHVTKGNRCLFRLIGVGSMHVLLFAIPGLKLNVTETDGFEVIPTVVDKIIIYPAERYDFELDLDYATEGIYNITVSILSSPNLTITPPIGLGFINVSNNINPQVKVYEQNIKSRVLNCPFKTYPFEENMTCVPVNDLKDRRNVDDGKFVLQDIPKSNENALHFLNFGFPKEHSSINGRIFRWPTVSALTQPSEVDTSCNGCTDEETCHCSHSLNLKSGSTIIMVLLNLGTGAYISHPIHMHGHTYEVLKMEFPEVTIDGHFTFTDDIKCSNTLPNMDSSCNNARWRNSSWNDYNKIPGINTVDPVRKDTIVVPYGGYVIIRIEARNPGVWFMHCHIDKHMVEGMALMLNESFEHVQVPNGLPTCHSYLTKMSGELGATSSPQTSSTDSTPILIGFVVFFGVLVLLLFGYIIWKKRTAITTSKQSPVTAEYSATYKNADSEDQQPQQYL from the exons ATGGAATTTTTTAAG GTGTTTAGTACTGTTATCTGTGTCGTGTATGGATTTGTTGGTATCGTTGTCTGCTTTCGTTGCGATGAGAATGCAATTCACTGTTTTACATCACTTGATATAAAATCTGCTTTTACTATGATTGGTGAAAAAGATATCGGACAAGTGTACGTAAAGGATCGGGAACTGTATTCCATTAATACAGCAATAAACGGTCCAGTCCCTATAGATGATATAATAACTGCTGACGGTTGGAATCATACAAGACATTTGATTACTGCAAATGGATCTATGCCAGGACCATCTATTATTATTTATCAGAACCAGAAAATAACGATTCTAGTTACAAACCATATGATTAATGAAGCTGTGACTATTCACTGGCACGGTATTGACCAACTTGGATGGCCAGCAATGGACGGCGTGGCATTTGTTTCTCAATGTCCGATACTACCAGGACAGACTTTTAATTATACCTTCCAGCCAACATTTGGGGGCTCCTACTGGTATCACTCACATGTAGGTAATCAACGAGATATGGGCATGTACGGTGCATTTATCGTTCTCAGAAAAAGGGACCCAGTACCATTTGAATTACAACATATTGTACAGATACAAGAATGGAATCATCTATATAACGCAATGGACCTGTTGTATGCAAATGTGAAGGAGAACGTTAAATATCCAAATTCGATTTTGATCAATGGAAGAGGAGAGCTTAAAGATAACCTTGCACCTCTAGAAATATTTCATGTTACAAAAGGCAATCGATGTCTGTTTAGACTTATAGGGGTAGGTTCAATGCACGTGCTCTTGTTTGCTATACCTGGATTAAAGTTAAATGTAACAGAAACCGATGGTTTTGAGGTCATTCCCACTGTCGTTGACAAAATCATTATATATCCTGCTGAACGTTATGATTTTGAACTCGATCTGGATTATGCAACGGAAGGGATATATAACATTACTGTTAGCATCCTTTCGTCACCTAATCTAACAATAACACCTCCTATTGGACTTGGGTTTATTAATGTTTCTAATAATATTAATCCGCAAGTAAAGGTTTACGAGCAAAATATTAAAAGTCGAGTCCTGAATTGTCCGTTCAAAACATACCCTTTCGAGGAAAACATGACATGCGTTCCTGTTAATGACTTGAAAGACAGAAGAAATGTAGACGACGGAAAATTTGTTTTACAGGATATACCAAAATCCAATGAAAATGCATTACATTTTTTGAACTTCGGTTTTCCAAAAGAACATTCATCCATAAATGGCCGAATTTTTCGATGGCCAACTGTGTCTGCTCTTACACAACCGTCTGAAGTAGATACCAGCTGTAATGGATGCACTGACGAAGAAACTTGTCACTGTAGCCATTCACTTAATCTGAAATCAGGGTCTACAATTATTATGGTTTTACTAAATCTCGGTACGGGAGCTTACATTTCGCATCCTATTCACATGCATGGCCATACTTACGAAGTTCTAAAAATGGAATTTCCCGAGGTAACTATTGACGGACACTTTACTTTTACAGACGATATTAAATGCAGCAATACACTCCCAAATATGGACAGCAGTTGTAATAATGCACGATGGCGAAACTCGTCATGGAATGATTACAATAAAATTCCTGGAATTAATACAGTTGATCCTGTGCGCAAAGATACAATAGTGGTGCCATACGGGGGATATGTAATAATAAGAATAGAGGCCAGAAACCCAGGTGTGTGGTTCATGCACTGTCACATTGATAAACATATGGTGGAAGGTATGGCGTTAATGCTGAATGAATCTTTTGAACATGTACAAGTACCAAATGGATTACCAACATGTCATAGCTATCTGACTAAAATGTCAGGTGAACTTGGCGCAACCTCTTCACCTCAAACAAGTTCTACAG aTTCCACGCCTATTCTTATTGGTTTTGTGGTGTTTTTTGGCGTTTTAGTGCTGCTGCTCTTTGGTTATATAATTTGGAAAAAGAGGACAGCAATAACCACCTCCAAGCAGTCACCGGTTACAGCAGAGTATAGTGCAACATATAAAAATGCTGATTCAGAAGATCAGCAACCTCAGCAATATTTGTAA